The Alosa sapidissima isolate fAloSap1 chromosome 16, fAloSap1.pri, whole genome shotgun sequence genome has a segment encoding these proteins:
- the nvl gene encoding nuclear valosin-containing protein-like, producing the protein MGIDYKLKQRIEQYLKSKNSEYVDLSTLSTDLQKQYRFDYGRRNRTAFRIQVEKTYDVINKDADITTLEDKHLAKRARRQEEDGDDSSATDDTTDSEDDIQEHQHTNTMNNSLMSLYRKGNPDENGTPTKGQALSPAPASGKDQPTGGASGKSTPLTPGTVVSGGGWFIDRRRRVEPENILIDLCDDGPSSPSTNKQTDVSMLETEKKKKGRVKKSKRRKQEEFQENDADIEAQILAKKAKTKAPELQHSTVKFEDVGGNEETLAEVCKLLIHMRHPEVYQQLGVVPPRGFLLHGPPGCGKTLLAQAVAGEMELPMLKVSAPELVSGVSGESEQKLRELFELAVKSAPCILFIDEIDAITPKREMASKDMERRIVAQLLTCMDDLNSLTIPAQVLVIGATNRPDSLDPALRRAGRFDREICLGIPDESARLRILKTLCRKLKLPEDFDYQKLARLTPGYVGADLMALCREAAMSAVNRVLLELHESDFALADEGSSAIPADMPASQPPDAQEQTGDPEPQVQNDPTASTAEEPDQTGQCQPMETQQPVTTAIHEQGELQQLLWLLKRSESLSEEQLESLCILMSDFQASLASVQPSAKREGFATVPDVTWEDVGALQDIREELTMAILAPVRNPAQFKALGLSAPAGVLLAGPPGCGKTLLAKAVANESGLNFISVKGPELLNMYVGESERAVRQVFQRGRNSAPCVIFFDEIDALCPRRSGHESGSSARVVNQLLTEMDGLETRRQVFIMAATNRPDIIDPAVLRPGRLDKTLYVGLPPPKDRHAILLTITKGGTKPQLEADVNLEEIAQDERCDCFTGADLSALVREASVNALRTHLYSRSASTLTGHTFTSGPVEDILVSQQNFEDAFKKVRPSVSKKDQLMYEKLKESLSR; encoded by the exons atgGGCATTGACTATAAGCTGAAACAGAGAATTGAGCAG tACCTTAAATCTAAGAACAGTGAATACGTGGACCTTTCCACATTATCGACTGATCTTCAGAAACAGTATAG ATTCGACTATGGGAGGAGAAACAGAACAGCCTTTAGAATACAAGTGGAGAAAA CATATGATGTGATAAACAAAGATGCTGACATCACAACATTGGAAGACAAACATTTGGCAAAACGAGCCAGACGTCAGGAAGAGGATGG AGATGACAGCAGTGCAACAGATGACACTACTGACAGTGAAGATGACATTCAGGAGCATCAG CACACAAATACCATGAACAACTCCTTGATGTCGCTGTACCGAAAAGGGAACCCTGATGAGAATGGAACACCCACCAAAGGACAGGCACTCAGCCCAGCTCCAGCTTCAGGAAAAGACCAGCCTACAGGGGGCGCCAGTGGCAAGTCTACCCCTCTAACTCCGGGAACAGTGGTGTCGGGTGGAGGCTGGTTCATTGACAGAAGGCGGCGTGTGGAACCAGAAAATATCTTGATTGACTTGTGTGATGATGGACCTAGTAGCCCATCCACGAAT AAACAAACAGATGTTTCTATGCTGGAGacggagaagaagaaaaagggcAGAGTAAAGAAGTCAAAAAGAAGAAAGCAAGAAGAATTTCAAGAAAATGATGCAGATATAGAGGCCCAAATTCTGGCAAAAAAAG CGAAGACCAAAGCGCCGGAGCTGCAGCACTCAACAGTGAAATTTGAGGATGTTGGTGGAAATGAGGAAACACTGGCG GAAGTCTGTAAGCTACTAATCCACATGCGACATCCGGAGGTGTACCAGCAGCTGGGTGTGGTTCCTCCACGAGGCTTCCTTCTCCATGGTCCTCCAGGCTGTGGGAAAACCCTGCTGGCGCAAGCTGTAGCAGGG GAGATGGAGCTTCCGATGCTGAAGGTGTCTGCCCCTGAGCTGGTGTCTGGTGTTTCAGGGGAGTCGGAACAGAAGTTGAGGGAGCTGTTTGAGCTGGCTGTG AAGAGTGCCCCTTGCATCTTATTCATTGATGAAATCGATGCCATCACACCCAAGAGAGAGATGGCCTCCAAAGACATGGAGAGGAGGATTGTTGCGCAGCTGTTGACCTGCATGGATG actTGAACTCTCTGACCATTCCCGCCCAGGTTCTGGTGATCGGGGCAACAAATCGTCCGGACTCTCTGGACCCAGCCCTGCGCCGGGCGGGCCGTTTTGACCGAGAGATCTGCCTGGGCATCCCAGACGAAAGTGCTCGCCTCAG GATTCTGAAGACCTTGTGCCGCAAGTTGAAGCTGCCAGAGGACTTCGACTACCAGAAGCTGGCGCGTCTCACGCCCGGGTACGTGGGTGCTGACCTGATGGCACTGTGTCGGGAGGCGGCCATGAGCGCCGTCAACCGCGTCCTTCTGGAGCTCCACGAGAGTGACTTTGCCCTGGCAGATGAGGGAAGCAGTGCCATTCCTGCCGACATGCCCGCCTCACAACCACCCGATGCCCAGGAGCAGACTGGGGACCCAGAGCCCCAGGTACAGAATGATCCAACCGCCAGCACTGCTGAGGAACCCGATCAGACAGGCCAGTGCCAACCCATGGAGACTCAGCAGCCAGTGACCACTGCTATACACGAACAG GGGGAGCTGCAACAGCTTCTTTGGCTGCTGAAGAGGAGTGAGTCCCTGTCAGAGGAGCAGCTGGAGAGCCTCTGCATTCTGATGTCGGACTTCCAGGCATCCCTAGCCAGCGTCCAGCCCTCTGCCAAGCGCGAGGGCTTCGCCACTGTGCCTGATGTTACGTGGGAAGATGTGGGTGCCCTGCAGGACATCCGCGAGGAGCTGACCATGGCCATACTG GCTCCTGTCCGCAATCCAGCACAGTTCAAAGCACTGGGTCTTAGTGCCCCAGCAGGGGTGTTGCTGGCTGGGCCTCCGGGATGTGGGAAGACCCTTTTGGCAAAG GCAGTTGCCAATGAGTCTGGCCTCAATTTCATCTCAGTCAAAGGTCCTGAGTTGCTGAATATG TATGTTGGAGAAAGTGAGCGGGCCGTGCGACAGGTGTTTCAGAGGGGACGTAACTCGGCCCCCTGTGTGATCTTCTTTGATGAGATAGATGCGCTTTGTCCACGCCGGTCTGGACACGAG TCTGGATCCAGTGCTCGTGTGGTCAACCAGCTTCTCACTGAGATGGACGGTCTGGAAACTCGCCGGCAggttttcattatggctgcaACCAATAGGCCAG ATATAATTGATCCGGCTGTGCTAAGGCCAGGCCGCCTGGATAAGACCTTGTACGTGGGCCTACCACCCCCTAAGGACCGACATGCCATCCTGCTCACCATCACCAAG GGTGGTACCAAACCTCAGCTGGAGGCAGATGTGAATCTTGAAGAGATCGCGCAGGACGAACGTTGCGACTGCTTCAC GGGGGCAGATCTGTCCGCTCTGGTGAGAGAGGCTTCAGTGAACGCGCTGAGAACTCACCTGTATTCCCGCTCGGCCTCCACCCTCACAG GCCACACCTTTACCTCTGGTCCGGTTGAAGACATCCTCGTCAGTCAGCAGAACTTTGAGGATGCCTTTAAGAAAGTGCGTCCATCTGTGTCAAAGAAG GACCAACTCATGTATGAAAAATTGAAAGAATCTCTGAGCAGATGA